The genome window CACTTTGCAAACGGGTGAAAATCCAGAAGACCCCCGGTTTGAAGGTGATATTATCTTCTGCACGATTGACCAATTGTTGAGCAGCTTCCTCAGCATTCCCTACTCGGTCGGTCGGGGTTCTGCGAATGTGAATGCAGGCGTTGTGTTTGCTGCCTATCTTGTGTTTGACGAACTGCATCTACTGGATCCAGATCGCTCATTTGCAACGACCTTAGAACTCTTAAAGCAGGTACAGGGGATTTCTCCTTTCCTGCTGATGACTGCAACCCTGACAGAAGAACTTGCAGAGCAAATTTGCCAGGAACTTCAATCACTCACTCCTCGGCAAAAGCAATCCTCAACAGAAGCCATTCAACTGATGACTGTTGTAGACGAGGATCTGAGGGTGATCGAGACTCGTCAGCGATATTTTGAGGCGGCAGATCTCCCGCTGACTGCTTCAGCTATCGTACAGGATGTGCTAAAGCATCAGCGCCAGCGGGTGATTGTTCTTTGCAATACCGTCGCTCAAGCTCAGGGTCTCTTTCAGGACTTGCAAGATGAAGTGAGCGGTCAGCTAATCAAAGTCTCACTGCTACATTCGCGATTTCTATCTCGCGATCGCAAACAGAAAGAAACTAACCTAAAACAAAGATTTGGAAAAGCCGGATACCAAAAGCAAGATGGATATTGTCACATTCTGATTTCAACTCAGGTGATTGAAGCGGGAATAGATCTCACCTGTGACGTGATGCACACCCTGCTATGCCCGATGAATTCCCTTCTGCAACGAGCAGGGCGCTGTGCGCGGTTTTCTCATCAGACCGGATGGGTGAAAGTGTATCGCGAGGTGCAAACCAGTGGAGCTCTAACTGAAATCACTCAATCTGAAGACGATGACGATCGCATTGCTGAAGTTGAACAGCGATCGCGGCGAAGGTTTCTTCCTTACGAAGATTCAGTTTGTGAGCTAACTTGGACGGTTTTACAGCGAACAACTCATCTAAACCTGTCAGTTGGGTATGAGATTGAAGCACGTTGGGTCAACGAAGTGCATGAAGCAGGAGATCAGCAGCAGGCGAAAAAACGGCAGGAAAATGCATCAGAGTTTCATAAACTGTTTCGCAAAGCTATCTTCGAGGGAGAACAAGTTGCCCAAAAATTGATCCGTCTGGTGGACAATCGCAGCATTTTTATGGTTGAAGAGCAGCCGACGATTGATCTAGATTTGCCTGAAGTCGATTTACAAGGGCTAGAAGCCTTCTCTCTGCCCAGAACAACGCTGCTCAAAATCTTCCGCGAGTTTCAAGAGAGCCATGCTCAAGATTGGATTTTCAAAGAAATTGTGCAGCCTGAGAAAACCAGTGAGGGCTACAGTTTGCCTGTTGCTAGACCGATTACGGATCAGCGCGCAATTAGCAATAGTATCCGATTGCTGGTCAATCCGACCTATGTGGACTATGACGATCAAATTGGCTTGCAAATTGGTGCGGAGGTCGAAGGAAACTATCGCTCTCAGGTGAAAACCGTCAAATCAGATCGGCAGGAATACCGCTATCGCATGGATACCTATGTGGGTCACTTGGGAAGGATTTGGACGTGCTGGAAGCACCCTTTTCCGCTGATTCAACCCCAGTATCAAAGTATGCGGGATGAGCAGTTGAAAGCTGGAGGACGGTTTATTCGACACACGTTCTTTACTGATGCAACGCAGAACCAGGCAGAAGCACTATTTGAGCTCCTCGTTCTTCTAGCCGTCATCACTCATGATCTCGGGAAACTCCAGGTTCAGTGGCAGTCGGCGATGCGAGGGTGGCAGGCGATCGCGCATCAGCATTTCAAGGGCTCTAATCCAAAGGATTACCTGATTGCCCATACGGACTACGACCCAGCTGATGACCAGCAAAAAGACAACGAGGGAAGAACTCAAAAAGAGAGCCTGAAAGCGTATGAAAAGCGAAATGCGCGTCCGACTCACGCGATCGAAAGTGCGTTTCTGGCAGGTGAAATTCTGGAAACCACATTGATTCCTGTGTTAGAGAACGTTTTTCAAGCGAGTGCTGAGGTGAGTGATTGCTTCTGCACTGTCGTTGAGATGGTAGCGGGAAGGCATCACTCGGCCTGGGCAAAAGGTTGGGAATCGGATACGCTCGCAGAAATCAGGCGTGACCCACGACGTCGCGGCAAACTGCAGCTGCATGGGAGAACAAATGAAGCGATCGCTCAAAGCTGGCAACGGCTTCTAACCCCAAATCTTGTGCAAATTCTCTTGCTGACTGTTGAGCCTCCTGTACTCTCTCAGCAGGCCTATCCAGCGGGAGAAATTCGACTCAACGGCTTTATGGATCAGATGGAATATCAACAGCTCTACTGGCTTGTCGTGCGAGGGCTGCGAATCTGTGATGGGCGATCAGTTCAGATCTAGAGATTTGACTCGCTTTATTCAGGGTGTGAAATGGTTAGGCGGATGGGGCTAGGATTGCTACATATTAAACTTTATCGGAAATAGCAAGCAGTAGAGCTTCAAACTGGTTTCCTAGTTTCTCGTCAAACTAAGCGAATTTCAACTGGCGGTGGTCGAGACGAAAATTATGCAATCCACACGCCGTTTCCATCACTTGATCCACATAGTTCTCCTTACGATTCCGAAATTTCTGCATCACAATCGCAGACCGCTTGATGCCGCCAATGTGATGCTCAATCGGCACTCGTTGCTTGGAAATCAGTCGATTCAGTTGTTTTTCTGCGTCGGTCAGTTCTTGGTTACGCGGCTTCTTCTTCGGTTGCAGCACAATCACGCCCGTGGGTGCAAAGCCTTGAAAGCCCGTATCTTGCTACAAGCGACTGCCTTCTGGAAAGCGGTAGCCTTCTTCATCGGCTATCGCTTTGTCATGCTTTTTACCCTCGTAGGTCTTGCTCAAATACTTTACTTTGCCACGACGTTCAGCAATCAGAGTGTTCTTCACTGCATGGGCTTTCCGTTTGCCGCTGTAGTACTTTTTTCGTTCCTCCTTGTCCTGCGGACGATTAATCGTTCGGTCTGTCCCATCAATCACAAATTCCAGTGCTGGGCACTCATTCAAGATTGCTTCGAGCTTACGAGCATCCCGTTCGGGTAACTGTTTCTCATATCCCAAGGCTTGATTCAGCACGCCACTCAGCTTATGTATCCACTCATTCGCCTGCGGTTGTCCCATTCCAAACAGGTAGCCTTGTACCTCCTGGGTCGGGTACAACCGGAAGTACACTAAGATGAATAGCAGCTTGTCGCGATCTGCTTTCAGTTGTCCGGGTCGTCCACCCCCGTAGCTGCGTTGTCTTGTCTTCCCTTTGAGGTGATGTTCCACCACGTAGGCTTGCCAAGCTTGCTCGAACGATGGCAACAAGTCCTCAAACTCACTCAGGCTGATTCCGGTTAAGCTCTGAAAGATGCGGGGTTTGTTTCTCAAGCTTTGGTAGTTCAACATCACAATCGTTCTGAGAAGAAATTGAATTCTTGCTGTTCAGCTTAACTTATTTCCGATGAAGTTTATTCAACTCTGAGGCGGTTTTCATCGCTTCATACGTAACGGCTCGGAAATAGCCTCTTCCAAGGGTAGGTATTCTCTACTAAGGCTCAAATATTTAGACAACATCCATGAGTGGAGCAAACTCATGACCAAAACGCTTCGGGTTCCCAAGCTGTTTGGGACGTATGCTGATATGTTTCTCATGCTTGGAATAGTTCAGGTCGCTCAACAGATTCAGAGAGGTCTTTATGGCTTAGAGAAAATCATCCTTTGCGATCGCGGAACAGCTTACGAACTGAGTCTCGCGCAAGACATCCCCACAGATGAAGCTGCTAATGTGGCATTCTTCCATCTATTTCAGCCGGTCAAAGGTGCGAAAACCGATGTGTCTGGACTTCCACCGGATACCGATTTCTTTGACACCGTGAAGGAGTCCCAAGACCGTACTCGGTATCGAGAGTGGATGAGACTCCCTGCGAGTGAAAAACAGAACCTGCGTGAGGCAGAGCAACCCGAACCAGGATTTGATCCCCGAACGCAAAATGGAGTGATCTTGACCTCGATGCGGCACGATCGTAACCATAATGCCCTGTGGCTATCTGCCTTCGAGTTGCAATCCAATTTTGGGGCACTCCTAGCAGCGATTCTAGATGCATTTGATATCGCGAATTCTCCAGATGCAAGCGTGGCTCAATCGATCGCGGAGCGATTTAAGCAACGATCGGGTAAAAGCTTGCCCAAGCCCGGAAGCGCAGTTAAAGTGTTTCTTCCCACTTCCGTTCAAGGCGTGAATCGTTCTAAAGCAGATAGTAACCAGCTTGGAAGCAGCCAAACCGAGGAATGGGTCATCCTCTGGCTGATTGCCGCAGGTCTGCTTGAATTTGGTTTGTCAGAACGAGTCAAAGTTGCTGAGAGTACCTATGATTGGCGAGTGGTTACACTGGAGCCAAAAGAAATCTCGCTCTCTGACTACAGTGCTGCATTGACCGATCTGCGGAAAACCAATCCTCCAAGCGGTGCGTTTGGAGTTGCTCGGTTTG of Cyanobacteria bacterium FACHB-DQ100 contains these proteins:
- the cas3 gene encoding CRISPR-associated helicase Cas3', with the translated sequence MTDFKTCDIHSLFQRLTGFSPRQFQHQTITTILSGKNALLRAPTGAGKTETAIAPFLFAKAIGLEAFPNKLIYVVPLRTLATSLRDRVEQYVRDWEAIYPTKRPLAVTLQTGENPEDPRFEGDIIFCTIDQLLSSFLSIPYSVGRGSANVNAGVVFAAYLVFDELHLLDPDRSFATTLELLKQVQGISPFLLMTATLTEELAEQICQELQSLTPRQKQSSTEAIQLMTVVDEDLRVIETRQRYFEAADLPLTASAIVQDVLKHQRQRVIVLCNTVAQAQGLFQDLQDEVSGQLIKVSLLHSRFLSRDRKQKETNLKQRFGKAGYQKQDGYCHILISTQVIEAGIDLTCDVMHTLLCPMNSLLQRAGRCARFSHQTGWVKVYREVQTSGALTEITQSEDDDDRIAEVEQRSRRRFLPYEDSVCELTWTVLQRTTHLNLSVGYEIEARWVNEVHEAGDQQQAKKRQENASEFHKLFRKAIFEGEQVAQKLIRLVDNRSIFMVEEQPTIDLDLPEVDLQGLEAFSLPRTTLLKIFREFQESHAQDWIFKEIVQPEKTSEGYSLPVARPITDQRAISNSIRLLVNPTYVDYDDQIGLQIGAEVEGNYRSQVKTVKSDRQEYRYRMDTYVGHLGRIWTCWKHPFPLIQPQYQSMRDEQLKAGGRFIRHTFFTDATQNQAEALFELLVLLAVITHDLGKLQVQWQSAMRGWQAIAHQHFKGSNPKDYLIAHTDYDPADDQQKDNEGRTQKESLKAYEKRNARPTHAIESAFLAGEILETTLIPVLENVFQASAEVSDCFCTVVEMVAGRHHSAWAKGWESDTLAEIRRDPRRRGKLQLHGRTNEAIAQSWQRLLTPNLVQILLLTVEPPVLSQQAYPAGEIRLNGFMDQMEYQQLYWLVVRGLRICDGRSVQI